A genomic region of Petrotoga mexicana DSM 14811 contains the following coding sequences:
- the hslV gene encoding ATP-dependent protease subunit HslV, protein MDFHGTTILGVKRNGKTVICGDGQVTMGETVFKGNAKKVRRLGEGKVISGFAGSVADALALYERFEGKYKSSHGNLMKAAVELTKEWRMDKALRRLEALLLVADKENIFLISGNGEVMEPQEDAIAIGSGGPYAYAAAMALLRNTDLDAEEIAKKAIKIAGEICIYTNDNITMEIIE, encoded by the coding sequence ATGGATTTTCATGGGACAACAATATTAGGAGTAAAAAGAAATGGAAAAACTGTAATATGTGGTGATGGACAAGTAACAATGGGAGAAACAGTCTTTAAAGGCAACGCCAAAAAAGTGCGAAGATTGGGCGAAGGAAAAGTAATATCAGGTTTCGCTGGATCCGTAGCAGATGCCCTCGCTTTGTATGAAAGATTTGAAGGAAAGTATAAATCTTCACACGGTAATCTTATGAAAGCAGCTGTAGAACTGACTAAAGAATGGCGCATGGACAAAGCACTTAGAAGACTTGAGGCATTATTATTGGTTGCCGACAAAGAAAATATCTTTTTAATTTCTGGTAATGGCGAAGTTATGGAACCACAAGAAGATGCAATTGCAATAGGTTCCGGTGGACCTTATGCATACGCTGCAGCAATGGCTCTGTTAAGAAACACGGACTTAGATGCTGAGGAAATCGCAAAAAAAGCCATAAAAATAGCCGGTGAAATATGTATTTACACGAACGATAATATAACAATGGAGATTATAGAATGA
- a CDS encoding NUDIX hydrolase yields MSEQILAIPTIKIVEKISSFNNNFFKIKFSDFVEILESGNFHERDEIENDYNYKQIIPYVVFKNYEDKILVLKRTQNQGEKRLHNKISIGIGGHINKGDKGITMEQTFFNGMDREINEELWITNSYKYVYKGIINDNDEDVSKVHLGVLFVGFI; encoded by the coding sequence ATGAGTGAACAGATTTTAGCTATTCCCACCATAAAAATTGTAGAAAAAATATCTTCGTTCAACAATAATTTTTTTAAAATAAAATTTAGCGATTTCGTAGAAATATTAGAAAGCGGTAATTTCCACGAAAGAGATGAAATAGAAAACGATTATAATTACAAACAAATCATACCTTATGTAGTGTTCAAAAACTACGAAGACAAAATTTTAGTTTTAAAAAGAACACAAAATCAAGGAGAAAAAAGGCTTCACAACAAAATATCAATAGGAATAGGGGGCCACATAAACAAAGGGGATAAGGGTATTACCATGGAACAAACCTTTTTCAACGGAATGGATCGTGAAATTAATGAAGAATTATGGATTACCAATTCATATAAATATGTTTACAAAGGAATAATCAACGATAACGATGAAGATGTATCCAAAGTTCATTTAGGTGTTCTTTTTGTTGGATTCATCGA
- a CDS encoding ATP-grasp domain-containing protein, protein MDIPIITGGKSIEREIAFRSAKNVFNSINNLGHQPLILDLIDDDFINKIRNYKFAFNVVHGDYGEDGRLSSLLDILGIDYTCSNSETCVATYDKFIFYTLFKNYIQMPQTILTNKLILPPFQYPFIIKPRKSGSSKGVYIIHNENEYRFYLEKNLKEFQEVLVQEYIKGREITISYIQKNDEFILLPILEILPKKEFYDYEAKYTNGLTELKPQLNSPEKIIQKVNYIGTQVMKILTFKDMFRIDAILKGDEIYVLEINTVPGLTKLSDLPTSAIAAGISFDDLIDIIIKNHIKQPTKISF, encoded by the coding sequence ATGGACATCCCAATCATTACAGGTGGGAAATCTATAGAGAGAGAAATTGCCTTTAGAAGTGCAAAAAATGTTTTTAATTCTATAAATAATTTAGGTCATCAACCACTGATACTAGATTTAATAGATGATGATTTTATAAATAAAATTCGAAATTATAAATTCGCCTTCAATGTAGTGCATGGAGATTATGGAGAAGACGGAAGATTATCTTCTTTGTTGGACATATTAGGGATAGACTACACATGTTCTAACTCTGAAACATGTGTAGCCACATACGATAAATTTATATTCTATACTCTATTTAAAAATTATATACAAATGCCTCAAACAATCTTAACCAACAAATTGATATTACCGCCTTTTCAGTACCCTTTTATCATCAAACCTCGAAAAAGTGGATCAAGCAAAGGAGTATACATCATCCACAACGAAAATGAATACAGATTCTATTTAGAAAAAAATTTGAAAGAATTTCAGGAAGTTCTGGTTCAAGAATACATAAAAGGTCGGGAAATAACGATATCTTATATTCAGAAAAATGATGAGTTCATACTACTACCAATCCTTGAAATTCTTCCAAAAAAAGAATTCTATGATTATGAAGCAAAATACACTAACGGGTTAACTGAACTCAAGCCACAGCTTAATTCACCTGAAAAAATCATACAAAAAGTAAATTACATAGGAACTCAAGTCATGAAAATACTTACTTTTAAAGATATGTTTAGGATCGATGCAATCTTAAAAGGTGATGAAATTTACGTTTTAGAAATAAACACTGTACCTGGTTTAACGAAATTAAGTGATCTTCCTACATCCGCAATAGCTGCAGGAATTAGCTTTGATGATTTAATAGATATAATAATAAAAAATCATATAAAACAACCCACAAAAATTAGTTTTTGA